From one Fibrobacter sp. genomic stretch:
- the fliQ gene encoding flagellar biosynthesis protein FliQ has protein sequence MDASAVIDIGRQAIWITLLVSGPMLIAGLFIGLIIGVFQAVTQIHEMTLTFIPKILVMVLVFLALMPWMLLKILEYTYQLFDMIGRVIK, from the coding sequence GTGGATGCTTCAGCGGTGATAGATATCGGGCGGCAGGCAATCTGGATTACACTTCTGGTTTCCGGACCAATGCTTATTGCCGGACTGTTTATCGGACTTATTATCGGAGTGTTTCAGGCTGTTACTCAGATTCATGAAATGACTCTGACTTTTATCCCGAAGATTCTGGTCATGGTACTGGTGTTCCTGGCCCTTATGCCATGGATGCTTCTAAAAATTCTGGAGTATACCTACCAGCTCTTCGACATGATTGGGAGAGTAATTAAATAG
- a CDS encoding flagellar biosynthetic protein FliR, producing MELIPFSLDQIEYFLLVFVRIVTTVALLPVFGSNALPVQLKVALSLLLTIILFNAVMSTGPEIIQPFSAGSFIFMIVKEAAVGLGIGFVASFLFTAVQFAGRLIDTEIGFGFVELIDPFTDEPVTVLGQLQVILFTILFLLFNGHYFLLLAI from the coding sequence GTGGAGCTTATCCCTTTTTCACTCGATCAGATTGAGTATTTTCTTCTGGTTTTTGTAAGAATAGTCACTACTGTTGCACTGCTTCCGGTATTCGGTTCTAACGCTCTTCCCGTACAACTGAAAGTCGCTCTATCACTCTTGTTGACGATAATCCTCTTTAACGCTGTGATGAGCACTGGCCCGGAAATTATTCAGCCCTTTTCTGCAGGATCTTTCATTTTTATGATTGTCAAGGAAGCTGCGGTGGGGCTTGGAATCGGATTTGTGGCTTCTTTTCTGTTCACTGCTGTTCAGTTTGCCGGAAGATTGATAGATACTGAAATCGGATTTGGTTTTGTGGAACTGATCGATCCCTTTACTGATGAACCAGTTACTGTCTTGGGACAACTGCAGGTAATACTGTTCACTATCCTCTTTCTTCTGTTCAACGGCCATTATTTTCTTTTACTTGCGATAC